One Ornithinicoccus hortensis genomic window, GGAGGGCCTCACCCATCCGCAGGATCCAGTCGTGGTCGAGGTAGAACTGCTGCCGCCCGGTCAGCGTGTGGAACGGCTTGTTCCGCTCGATGTTGATGGTGAACGGCGCATAGCGCCGGCCGCCGGACTCCGAGCCGGACCACTCCGGGGACGTGATCACCGGCACCGGTGCCGCCTGCGTGTCGGCGAAGGTGATCCGCTTGCCCTCATGCTCGGCGGCCAGATCGTGCATCTCGTGCCCGGTCCGCTTCTCTAGCGTCTTGAACCCCTGGGTCGCCAGGTGCCCGTTCGTGGTGCCGGAGAGCGACATGATCATCTCGGCGACCTGGATGTCGGTGTCCATCCTGGGCCGACCGTCGGCCGGGCCGCCGTGCACGGTGCCATGCAGGCGGCCGGCCCGCTCCACCTCGGACCCGACCTCGTAGGTGATGCCCTTGCATGCGGTGCCGAGCGTGTCGAGCAACGGCCCGACCGAGGTCATCTTGTCGAACACGGCGGTGTAGTCCCGCTCCACGGGGACCAGCACCGGCATCGTCTGACCGGGCACCGGTTCACACTCCCCGGCCCGCCAGTCGCGGACCACCCCGTGCGGGGTCGCCATCGCCTCCGGGGTGTCGTGCCACAGCGGCTTGGCGACCAGGTCGGTGCGGGTGCCCAGGTGGGTCCGGGCGAGCGTGGAGAACTCCTTGGCGATCGCCTTCCACGCGTCCCAGTCCGTCTTGGCCTGCCACGGGGGGTCGATCGCCGGGTTGAACGAGTGGATGAACGGGTGCATGTCCGTGGTGTTGATGTCGTGTTTCTCGTACCAGGTCGCGGCCGGCAGCACGACGTCGGACAACATTGTGGAACTGGTCATCCGGAAGTCGATCGTCATCAGCAGGTCGAGTTTGCCCTCGGGTATGCCGTCCGGCCAGCTGATGTCCTTCGGGCGCAGCTCCGGCGGGGCCTGAGTCGCGTCGACCGCGTTGTCCGTGCCCAGCAGGTGCTTGAGGAAGTACTCATCGCCCTTGGCACTGGACCCGAACAGGTTGGCCCGCCACAGGGTGAGCACCCGCGGCCAGTTCTCCTCGGCCTCCGGGTCCTCGACCGCGAACTTCATCGCGCCGGACTTCAACTGTTCCACGGCATACTCCGCCGGGGACTGCCCCGCCTCGCGCGCCTCTTCGGTGATGGCGATCGGGTTGCGGTCGAAGGTGGGGTAGCTGGGCGTCCAGCCCAGGCGCACCGACTGTGCCAGCAGGTCCATCACGGTCCTGCCCTCGAACGCCCCCGTCCCGGCCCCGACCGTGTCCGCCGTGTAGGTGTCGTAGCGGTACTGGCTGGTGTTCACGTACCAGTAGGCCGTCTGGTTCATGTGCCGCGGCGGGCGCGACCAGTCCAGCGCGAACGCCATGTGCTGGAAGCCCATCAGCGGCCGGACCTTCTCCTGTCCGACGTAGTGCGCCCACCCGCCGCCGTTGCGGCCCTGGCTCCCGGTGATCGTGGTGAGCACGAGCATCGCCCGGTAGATCTGGTCGGAGTGGTACCAGTGGTTCGTCCCGGCTCCCATCAGGATCATCGACCGGCCGCCGGAGTCGACGGCGTTCTGCGCGAACTCGCGGCCGATCCGGGCGATCTGCTCGGCCGGCACCGAGGTGATCTCCTCCGCCCAGGCCGGGGTGCAGGCACCGGTTGCGTCCTCGTAGTCCGCGGGCCAGGTGCCGGGCAGCCCCGGGCGGCCGACGCCGTACTGCGCGAGCATCAGGTCGAAGACGGTGGTGACCAGACGGCCACCGACCCGGCGCACGGGGACCCCCCGGGACTCGTACGTCACCACGCCGTCGAGTGCGTCGAACCGGGGCAGCGACACCGCGACACTCTCCTGCTCCGGTGCCCCCTCGGCATACAGCGAGAGGGTGGGCTGCAGGTCGCCCAGCTCCAGGTTCCACTTCCCGACACCTTCGTCGCCGAACCGGTGGCCCAGCGAGCCGTTCGGCACGACCGGCTCACCCGTCGCGTTGTCCAACAGCACCGGCTTCCACACCGCGTTCTCGGACTCCCGCTCGGGGTTGTCGAAGTCCGCAGCGGTCAGGAACTTCCCGGTGCGCCACGTGCCGTCCTCTCCCTGGTCGATGGCGATCAGGTAAGGCAGGTCGGTGTACTTGATGTTGTAGTCGTGGAAGAACGGCGTCTGCCGGTCGACGAAGAACTCCTTGAGGACCACGTGGCCCATCGCCATCGCGAGCGCGGCGTCGGTGCCGGGGGCGGAGGCCACCCACTCGTCGGCGAACTTGACGTTCTCGGCGTAGTCGGGCGCGATCGCCACGACCTTCTGGCCGCGGTAGCGGGCCTCGGTCATCCAGTGCGCGTCGGGGGTCCGGGTGAGCGGGACGTTGGAGCCCCACATGATCAGGTAGCCGGCGTCCCACCAGTCGCCGGACTCCGGCACGTCGGTCTGGTCCCCGAACATCTGCGGGCTGGCGACCGGCAGGTCGGCGTACCAGTCGTAGAAGCTCAGCATGGGGGCGCCGATCAACTCGTTGAACCGGGCGCCCGAGACGTAGCTGACCTGCGACATCGCCGGGATCGGGGAGAAGCCGGCGATCCGGTCCGGGCCCCAGCGCTTGATCGTGTAGACGTGCGCGGCCGCGATCATCTCGACGGCCTCGGACCAGGAGGACCGGACCAGGCCACCCTTGCCGCGGGCGGACTTGTAGCGCGCGGTCTTCTCCGGGTCCTGGACGATCTCGGCCCAGGCCAGCACGGGGTCGCCGAGCCGGGCGCGGGCCTCGCGGAACATCTCCAGCAGCACGCCGCGCACGTAGGGGTAGCGCACCCGGGTGGGCGAATAGGTGTACCAGGAGAACGCGGCGCCGCGCGGGCAGCCACGGGGCTCGTACTCGGGTCGGTCGCCACCGGTCGAGGGGTAGTCGGTCTGCTGCGCCTCCCAGGTGATGATCCCGTCCTTGACGTAGACCTTCCAGGAGCAGGAGCCGGTGCAGTTCACGCCGTGCGTGGACCGGACCACCTTGTCGTGGCTCCACCGGTCCCGGTAGAACGCGTCCCCGCTGCGACCGCCCTCCAGGCTCAGCGTGCGACGGTCCTCCGAGACGGTGCCCCGGGTGAAGAACCGGCGGGTCCCGACCAGGGCATTGCCCAGGGGGCCGTCCAAAGGGGGCGGTGCGTGCTCGGGCCGGGTGTCGGTCATGTCGTCTCTCCTCGGTCGGCGAACTGGGCGGGAACGGTCAGGTGGGCCACGCAGGTGCGGCCGGTCACGAGCGGTTGGAGGTCGACCTCGACGGACTCCTCGCCGAGCTCGTCGAGCGCTCCCCGGAGCAGGCCACGGTGTACCCCGCAGACCGTCTCGGGGGTGCCCTGGGCCAGGTCCAGGAACGGGCAGTCGTGCAGCACGATGTCGACCTCGCGGGCCCCGGACCGGGTGCGCAGGTCGGGCTGGTGGCCCCAGCCGTCGAGCAGGTCCAGGACGGTGCCGACCTTGCCGAGCCAGGCGCCGGGCGTCCGGGCCGGGGTCGGCCGGCCCCCCGTCCCCGGCGTCGCGGCGGCCACCTGCTCCCGCACCCAGTCCCGCGCGGCCCCCTCCAACGTCTCCCCCGGCACCGGCGCCCCGTCGACGGTGAGCCCGAGGACCTCGGCCAGGGCGGCATAGGCCCGGTGGGTCGCCGGCTCCGCCGCGCGCGGGGTGGCCCAGGGCACGGCATACCGCTTGCGGGGTCGGCCGGCTCCGTGCGGCTCGTCGTCGCGGGCCACCAACAGCCCCGCCCCGACGAGCAGGTCCACGTGGAAGCGCACCGTCGTGACGTGCAGCCCGACAACCTCGGCCAGCTCCGTGGCGGTGAGACCCTGCCCCCGTGTCCGGCCCCCTCCGGCCGGTCCGTCGGCCTCCTCGGGCAAACCGGCGAGGTGGTCCACGAGGCGACGGCGCACGTCCGACCGCAGCAGGCTGATGCCCTGCCGGGAGCCCGTGGTGCTCATCTGGACCTCGCTCGAGGACGGAGGTTTAACGGAACAAGTACTACAGAGAGTAGCGCCCTCAACCGGTCCTCCACCAGAGGGGCCCGACCATCAGATTAGGACACAGAGATGTGCCCTAATACCTCGCTGACCTGCGCAGACCTTTCGATCCCGGGGAATCGCCACGGACCGCACGGCGCCCCTCCGCGGCGTCGGGATCGACGGTCGCGGGAGGGCGTCGGAGCGGCCCGTGGCGGAAAAAACGGATTAAAACGGATTAAGCGGAGACGGCGTCCGCCGCCAGCTTCTCCTGCTGCGCCTTCTTGACCACGGTGAGGGTGAGCACCAGGGCGACGAGCGCCGTGGCCGACAGGAGCAGCAGCCCGATC contains:
- a CDS encoding nitrate reductase subunit alpha, coding for MTDTRPEHAPPPLDGPLGNALVGTRRFFTRGTVSEDRRTLSLEGGRSGDAFYRDRWSHDKVVRSTHGVNCTGSCSWKVYVKDGIITWEAQQTDYPSTGGDRPEYEPRGCPRGAAFSWYTYSPTRVRYPYVRGVLLEMFREARARLGDPVLAWAEIVQDPEKTARYKSARGKGGLVRSSWSEAVEMIAAAHVYTIKRWGPDRIAGFSPIPAMSQVSYVSGARFNELIGAPMLSFYDWYADLPVASPQMFGDQTDVPESGDWWDAGYLIMWGSNVPLTRTPDAHWMTEARYRGQKVVAIAPDYAENVKFADEWVASAPGTDAALAMAMGHVVLKEFFVDRQTPFFHDYNIKYTDLPYLIAIDQGEDGTWRTGKFLTAADFDNPERESENAVWKPVLLDNATGEPVVPNGSLGHRFGDEGVGKWNLELGDLQPTLSLYAEGAPEQESVAVSLPRFDALDGVVTYESRGVPVRRVGGRLVTTVFDLMLAQYGVGRPGLPGTWPADYEDATGACTPAWAEEITSVPAEQIARIGREFAQNAVDSGGRSMILMGAGTNHWYHSDQIYRAMLVLTTITGSQGRNGGGWAHYVGQEKVRPLMGFQHMAFALDWSRPPRHMNQTAYWYVNTSQYRYDTYTADTVGAGTGAFEGRTVMDLLAQSVRLGWTPSYPTFDRNPIAITEEAREAGQSPAEYAVEQLKSGAMKFAVEDPEAEENWPRVLTLWRANLFGSSAKGDEYFLKHLLGTDNAVDATQAPPELRPKDISWPDGIPEGKLDLLMTIDFRMTSSTMLSDVVLPAATWYEKHDINTTDMHPFIHSFNPAIDPPWQAKTDWDAWKAIAKEFSTLARTHLGTRTDLVAKPLWHDTPEAMATPHGVVRDWRAGECEPVPGQTMPVLVPVERDYTAVFDKMTSVGPLLDTLGTACKGITYEVGSEVERAGRLHGTVHGGPADGRPRMDTDIQVAEMIMSLSGTTNGHLATQGFKTLEKRTGHEMHDLAAEHEGKRITFADTQAAPVPVITSPEWSGSESGGRRYAPFTINIERNKPFHTLTGRQQFYLDHDWILRMGEALPVYRPPLNMTQLFGETPLGEQTELGVSVRYLTPHNKWSIHSEYQDNLFMLSLSRGGQSVWMSDLDAAKIGVKDNDWIELTNRNGVVAARAVVSHRMPEGTVYMHHAQDRLIDVPLTQKDGKRGGIHNSMTRIMVKPSHIIGGYAQLSYFFNYIGPTGNNRDEVTMIRKRTAPVAY
- a CDS encoding helix-turn-helix transcriptional regulator, with the protein product MSTTGSRQGISLLRSDVRRRLVDHLAGLPEEADGPAGGGRTRGQGLTATELAEVVGLHVTTVRFHVDLLVGAGLLVARDDEPHGAGRPRKRYAVPWATPRAAEPATHRAYAALAEVLGLTVDGAPVPGETLEGAARDWVREQVAAATPGTGGRPTPARTPGAWLGKVGTVLDLLDGWGHQPDLRTRSGAREVDIVLHDCPFLDLAQGTPETVCGVHRGLLRGALDELGEESVEVDLQPLVTGRTCVAHLTVPAQFADRGETT